Proteins encoded by one window of Candidatus Zixiibacteriota bacterium:
- a CDS encoding ankyrin repeat domain-containing protein translates to MMQKVQVLIVIIFVITATPTLGNDLTTAIDSGYVDQVTEILRQAPERLNQKNESGLTPLNQASYEGHIEIVKLLLDLGADVAIGDNENSQPIHNAAVAGHTDVIELLSSRGADINAQDDNGNTPLLFALMFRHQETAQYLIGAGADINISNNDNVSPLHYSALREQLELLKIIISRGANLNQKSRSGRTALSFAAGSNYLEIVEYLLKLGADTEIPEDYGRTPLLWVARETGNADMAALLIRYGANVNARDRGDDTPLVLAAWRGFSGIVNLLLDNGAIVETSGNNSQELLNYSIEKGLDRLFTQLAKSDVDLHIKSRIGGSLLHSAAQGGSVNIINTFLEQGFDITDSDIYGWTPLHYAAWKGRTQGAQLLIENGADMNARTLSGLSPYNLADSKNREGVKSLLILRGADQNPQKFPKLTDPYFGQTPPGIKPELFAPDIVSTNRHGHSAVAFSPDGTKAYWSSYFFPVDSGYAEGAIVYSRIENGQWTIPEFPEFTQGLETNDDVPVFSQDGSRLYFLSRRPLTPDGQRTKKNVWIVDKNESGWGEPYLAPGELNNLNIHWQFTFSNSGTIYIQGERDDSHGLTDIYKSEFVNGEFQTPTNVGSIINTPSTETCPYIASDESFLLFASGGHDNDDDNNQIYIYISFKTDEDQWSQPISTGLEGLCPLISPDEKYLFYNGRVNGIGGIYWVEASILEELKPDDL, encoded by the coding sequence ATGATGCAAAAAGTACAGGTACTTATTGTCATTATATTTGTAATCACCGCGACTCCGACACTCGGAAATGACCTCACAACCGCTATTGATTCCGGCTATGTCGATCAAGTTACAGAAATATTAAGACAAGCCCCGGAAAGATTAAATCAGAAAAACGAATCCGGATTGACCCCACTTAATCAGGCGTCTTATGAGGGGCATATCGAAATCGTAAAACTTCTACTCGATCTGGGGGCCGATGTCGCCATCGGTGACAACGAAAATAGCCAGCCGATTCACAATGCGGCCGTGGCCGGTCATACGGATGTAATAGAACTTCTGTCTTCTCGGGGCGCGGATATAAACGCTCAGGACGATAATGGCAATACTCCATTATTATTCGCGTTGATGTTTCGCCATCAGGAAACAGCCCAATATTTAATAGGGGCTGGGGCTGATATCAATATATCAAATAATGACAATGTTAGCCCCTTACACTATTCTGCCCTTCGAGAACAGCTTGAGTTATTAAAAATTATCATATCTCGGGGCGCGAATTTGAATCAAAAGTCACGGAGCGGTAGAACTGCTTTGAGTTTTGCGGCCGGTTCCAATTACCTGGAAATTGTTGAGTACCTCTTGAAATTGGGAGCCGATACCGAAATACCCGAGGATTACGGCCGCACTCCATTATTGTGGGTAGCTCGCGAAACGGGTAACGCCGATATGGCTGCGCTACTCATAAGGTACGGAGCCAATGTAAATGCTCGCGACAGGGGCGATGATACACCCCTGGTGTTGGCGGCATGGCGGGGATTCAGCGGAATTGTTAATTTGCTTTTAGATAATGGCGCCATAGTTGAAACATCCGGTAATAACAGCCAAGAATTGCTCAATTATTCTATCGAGAAAGGTCTGGACAGATTATTCACACAATTAGCCAAAAGTGATGTTGATTTACATATCAAAAGTAGAATAGGAGGGTCCTTGTTGCATTCTGCCGCTCAGGGCGGATCGGTCAATATTATAAATACATTCCTTGAGCAGGGATTTGATATTACAGATTCCGATATTTATGGCTGGACTCCTCTGCATTATGCCGCCTGGAAAGGCCGTACTCAGGGCGCCCAACTATTAATTGAAAATGGCGCCGATATGAATGCCCGTACCTTAAGCGGTCTTTCACCGTATAACCTGGCAGATAGCAAAAACCGCGAAGGAGTAAAGAGTCTATTGATTTTAAGAGGAGCCGATCAAAATCCTCAGAAATTTCCGAAATTAACCGATCCGTATTTTGGTCAAACCCCACCGGGAATTAAACCAGAATTATTCGCGCCAGATATTGTTTCTACTAATCGTCACGGGCATAGCGCCGTGGCCTTTTCCCCCGACGGAACGAAAGCCTACTGGAGTTCTTATTTTTTTCCGGTTGATTCAGGTTATGCCGAAGGCGCAATTGTATATTCCAGAATAGAGAACGGCCAGTGGACGATTCCCGAATTTCCGGAGTTTACACAAGGACTCGAAACCAACGACGATGTCCCTGTCTTTTCTCAAGACGGATCCAGGTTATACTTTTTATCTCGTCGGCCTCTGACGCCGGATGGACAGCGCACCAAGAAAAATGTCTGGATTGTTGATAAGAATGAATCCGGATGGGGCGAACCGTACCTTGCTCCGGGAGAATTGAACAATCTTAACATTCACTGGCAATTTACTTTTTCGAATTCAGGGACTATTTATATCCAGGGCGAGCGGGACGATAGTCACGGCCTGACTGATATATACAAATCAGAATTTGTCAACGGTGAATTTCAAACTCCCACAAATGTTGGTTCCATAATAAATACCCCTTCCACCGAAACATGCCCCTATATCGCTTCCGATGAAAGCTTTTTATTGTTTGCCTCCGGCGGGCACGATAACGACGATGATAACAATCAGATCTATATATACATTAGTTTCAAGACCGATGAAGATCAATGGAGCCAACCGATTTCCACCGGTCTGGAAGGCCTATGTCCTCTAATCTCTCCTGATGAAAAATATCTCTTCTATAATGGTCGAGTGAATGGCATCGGGGGTATATACTGGGTTGAGGCGTCAATATTAGAGGAATTGAAACCAGATGATCTGTGA
- a CDS encoding phospholipase D-like domain-containing protein produces MASARNAVYVQTLSFEGDSVGWQLAKALNSSQAADKRVIVDYYTRYILSDKFLYSPKNIFDAELRKEKKETARMINELRERGTGVRFVNPFGPLMIHIPARNHKKIIIIDEEIAYIGGMNFSEHNFAWHDLMLRVENRDIVDFLKNDFLMSWGSMHYGGRAQFDNMEIFSFDGVGNKTSFEPIMEMIDNAHNSIYVQSPYLCFPFSDKLADASRRGVDVTIVSPAQNNKKMLRKYIEWESARSGFDLRMYQNRMTHMKAMLIDDEYLIVGSCNFDCFSYYFEQEIIAVITDVDVIQEFKEKVIEVDNSNSLPYEGKVNNLSGRMRRWEMQILNAIAKLLN; encoded by the coding sequence ATCGCATCAGCCCGGAACGCGGTTTATGTTCAGACTCTCTCTTTTGAGGGTGATTCTGTCGGGTGGCAATTAGCCAAGGCGCTCAACAGTTCCCAGGCGGCCGATAAACGAGTCATCGTCGATTATTATACCCGATATATTCTCAGCGATAAATTTCTATATTCACCAAAAAATATATTTGATGCCGAGTTACGAAAGGAAAAAAAAGAAACGGCAAGGATGATAAATGAATTGCGAGAACGAGGTACCGGAGTCAGGTTTGTAAATCCGTTCGGGCCGCTGATGATACATATCCCCGCACGCAACCACAAGAAAATAATAATTATCGATGAAGAGATCGCATACATCGGGGGGATGAATTTCAGTGAGCATAATTTCGCGTGGCATGATTTGATGCTGAGAGTTGAGAATAGAGACATTGTTGATTTTTTGAAAAATGATTTTTTAATGTCCTGGGGCAGTATGCATTATGGTGGACGGGCGCAATTTGACAATATGGAAATTTTCAGCTTTGACGGCGTTGGCAATAAAACATCATTTGAGCCGATTATGGAAATGATTGATAATGCTCATAATTCAATTTATGTTCAGAGCCCCTATTTATGTTTTCCGTTTTCCGATAAGCTGGCCGATGCCTCCCGTCGGGGTGTTGACGTAACGATTGTTTCTCCCGCTCAAAACAATAAGAAAATGCTGCGCAAGTATATCGAGTGGGAATCGGCCCGGTCGGGATTTGATTTGCGGATGTATCAAAACCGCATGACGCACATGAAGGCGATGCTGATTGATGATGAATATTTAATCGTTGGTTCATGCAACTTTGATTGTTTCAGTTATTATTTTGAGCAGGAAATTATCGCGGTTATAACCGATGTAGATGTTATTCAGGAATTTAAAGAAAAAGTCATTGAAGTTGATAATTCCAATAGCCTCCCCTATGAGGGAAAGGTAAATAACCTATCCGGCCGCATGCGCCGCTGGGAAATGCAAATATTGAACGCCATCGCGAAATTATTAAATTGA
- a CDS encoding YCF48-related protein: MLERSKLHQSLLFILSLLFLSLQFGCSDSGPTGPVNPGEGQTGWFWQNPLPQGNNLNDISFTDANNGTAVGYSGTILRTIDGGATWTEQTSGTTKSLHGVSFTDTNNGFAVGWDGIILRTTDGGTNWTSQTSGTTNWLHGVSFTDANNGTAVGTGGTILRTIDGVATWTSQTSGTTNWLLGVSFTDATNGTVVGYDGTILRTTDGGTNWTSQTSGSTNWLLGVSFTDATNGTVVGIGGTILRTTDGGATWTSQSSGTTNYLYGVSFTDANNCTAVGVSGTILRTTDGGTNWISQTSGTTNYLYGVSFTDANNGTVVGAGGTILRTTDGGATWTSQTSGTTNNSLYGVSFTDANSGIAVGYSGTILRTIDGGAAWTEQTSGTTNMLLGVSFTDATNGTVVGTGGTILRTTDGGGN, encoded by the coding sequence ATGCTTGAGCGTTCAAAACTTCATCAATCGTTGTTGTTCATTCTTTCATTATTATTTCTATCATTACAATTCGGCTGTTCAGATTCCGGCCCGACTGGTCCGGTCAATCCCGGAGAAGGGCAAACGGGGTGGTTTTGGCAAAATCCCCTTCCACAAGGGAATAATCTTAATGACATCAGTTTCACCGATGCCAACAACGGCACTGCGGTTGGGTATTCTGGCACTATATTACGAACAATTGACGGCGGCGCTACCTGGACGGAACAGACAAGCGGCACGACAAAATCTTTGCATGGCGTAAGTTTCACCGATACCAACAACGGCTTTGCAGTTGGATGGGATGGCATTATATTACGGACAACCGATGGCGGCACAAACTGGACGAGCCAGACAAGCGGTACAACAAACTGGTTGCATGGCGTAAGTTTCACCGATGCCAACAATGGTACTGCGGTTGGGACTGGCGGCACTATATTGCGGACAATCGACGGCGTCGCTACCTGGACGAGCCAGACAAGCGGTACAACAAACTGGTTGCTTGGCGTAAGTTTCACCGATGCCACCAACGGTACTGTGGTTGGGTATGATGGCACGATATTACGGACAACCGACGGCGGCACAAACTGGACGAGCCAGACAAGCGGTTCAACAAATTGGTTGCTTGGCGTAAGTTTCACCGATGCCACCAACGGTACTGTGGTTGGGATTGGCGGCACTATATTGCGGACAACCGACGGGGGCGCTACCTGGACGAGCCAGTCAAGCGGCACGACTAATTATCTATATGGAGTAAGCTTCACCGATGCCAACAACTGCACTGCGGTTGGGGTGTCTGGCACAATATTACGGACAACCGACGGCGGCACAAACTGGATAAGCCAGACAAGCGGCACGACTAATTACCTATATGGAGTAAGTTTCACCGATGCCAACAACGGTACTGTGGTTGGGGCTGGCGGCACTATATTACGGACAACCGACGGGGGCGCTACCTGGACGAGCCAGACAAGCGGCACGACAAATAATTCTTTGTATGGAGTAAGTTTCACCGATGCAAATAGCGGAATTGCGGTTGGGTATTCTGGCACTATATTACGAACAATCGACGGCGGAGCTGCCTGGACGGAACAGACAAGCGGCACGACAAACATGTTGCTTGGCGTAAGTTTCACCGATGCCACCAACGGTACCGTGGTTGGGACTGGCGGCACTATATTACGGACAACCGATGGTGGAGGGAATTAG